The following DNA comes from Frankia casuarinae.
CCAGCCAGGACGCCGTCGCGAACCCCAGGAAGATGCCCTCCGAATAGGCGGCGAACAGGAACACCGCGTAGGGGAAGCAGATGAGGCTGAGGACGGCGAACCGCGCCGCGGACTTGCCGACCTCGTCCGCGGCCAACCGCCACAGCGCGGCGACCGCGACCGCACCGGCGAGGAACGACACGACCAGACCCGCGACAATCCAGTCCGGAACGACAATATGGACGATCCGCATCGCGATCGGGAGGCCGGGAAAGTCGACTTCTGTCCGGTCCGAGTAGGCGGGGGAGAGATAACCGTACCGGGCGACCTTCGTGAACAGGCCGACATCCCACCGGTCCCAGAGCGTGCGCAGGCCGGGAGCGTTTCGCGCCGGCGCCGAGGTAAGGACCCGCGCGGCGGCGAGCGCCAGCAGGGCGACCGCGACCCGGCTCCCGAACCAGATCGGCAGCGTGGCCCGGACCGGCTCCGGCAGCCGGGCCCAGGCCGCTCGGACCATCCCCGGCCCGATCGGATCATGCACCGCCGGACCCGGCCCCGTCGGCGCTGCCGGCGCCCGGGCCTCCGGCCGGCTCGCCGGTGGCCGCCGCCGTAACCCACGCCGGCCGGCCGCCGCGGACATCGGGGGCATGGTCCAGCACCCCGCCCGCAGGGTCGTCAACGGCGTCCGGATCGCCGACGGCAGCGGAGCCGACCGCGACACGCGGATCACCCGGGTACGCCATTCCGCCGGTCCGCACGATGTCGGTATGCGGATGCAGGATCTCCCGGACGACGAATCCGGCCAGGACGAGCAGCACCAGGTCGCGCAGGGCCACCGCGCCGACGAACCATCCCCGGTCGATGCCGTGACGACCCTGCGTGTCGTTGTAGATGAAGTGCATGAATCGGGTGAACAGCACCCACGCCTCGCAGACCTGCCACAGCAGGAACAGCCTCCATCGGGGCCGAGCCAGTGCCGCCAGCGGTAGCAGCCAGATCGTGTACTGGGGTGAGAAGACCTTGTTGGTCAGCAGGAAGGCGACGACGAGCAGGAACAGCACCTGCGGCAGACGGGGCCGGCGCGGTGCGAGCCAGGTGAGTAACCCGATGGCGACCACCGAGACCAGCAGGGCCGCCCCAGTGATGATGTTCAACGTGGAGATGGGCAGGCCGTTGTTCCGCAAGCCCTGCAGGATCATCGGGAGGGCGACGACGATCGTCACCCAGCCGGCCGCGGCCGCCGCGATGACCAGCCGGCGCGCATCGGGCCGATGATGGATCGCGGCCGCGGCCACCGCGACGAGGACGACGGCAGTGAGCGCGGAGACCACCAGGTGCAGTGCTCCGAACCAGGCCGGGTCGTAGCGGCCGGCAAGCCAGGTCGCGCCGAACGCCAGCGAGTCCCAGTCGGCGCCGCGGTCGGAGTTCAGATCGAAGAACCGGGCGATGGCGTTGCGGGCCCCGTCCGGACCACCACCGACCAGCCGGATCCAGTCACCACCTCGCCAGAAGGTCGACCAGATGCTGTCGCCGACGCGGGCGTTCTCCGCGTTGAAGTAGCCGGCGGTCAGCCATAGCGGGACGATGACCACCAGCACCGTCACCGCCGCCGCGCAGACGGTCCGGGCCAGTTCGCGCAGCCTCCCGGCCCGGAGGCAGAGAAAGGCCAACCCTAGCAGGAACAGGGCCGGATAGAGCTTCGTGAGGATGCCGAGTCCGATTAGCATCCCGGCGAGCTTCGGAGCCCGTCTGGACCAGGCAAGCAGGCCGCCCGCCGCGAACGCCACCGCGATGATGTCCCAGTTCGTCAGCAGATGCAGCACGAGGGTCGGCGCCAGCGCGAACAGAGCGGCGTCCCAGATCCGCCTCGATCCGGCCGCCAGCGCGGTGCAGCACACCGCGACCGAGGCCACGATCAGGAACAGCAGGGCGGTGAGGTCGTAGAAGACGGCCGACCGCATGTCCATCGTGTAATGGTCGAAGACGCGCTCGCCGTTCTCCTCCCGGTAGACCGCCCGCGGTCCGTTCGCGAGACCGGCCGGCCAGGCGACGAGCTGCATGGTGGCGCCGATCAACGGCGGATATTCCGTCGGGTAGTCCAGATAGGGGATCTTCCCGTCGACCAGCCCCTCCTGGCTGTACAACGCGACGATGTCGGAGTAGCACAACGCCGTGTACTGGTGCTCATGCGTCCAGTTCCGGGTGTCCCGGCAACTGATCTTCTGGGTGTAGCCGAGGACCCCGGCCACGATGACCATTGCCATCAGCACCCGCAGCGGGGTCAGCCAACCACGCCGGTCGGGCACGGCCGCGTGCTCACCCGGCGGCCCACCGATGAGCTGGCTTGCCCCCGCGACGACCGGGTCCTCCCGGGCCGGGCTGACGCGGACGGGGGACGCCGGGGACATGGCCATGCCCGTCATTCTCGCCCCATGACAGCCCATGACCAGCACTGAACTCGACCTCCCGGTCAGTTGAACGGGTCGGAGAAGATCCCCGTCTGTCGAGCCGGCCGGCCCGCCTGGCCGGCACCCTGCTGCTGACCACCGCCGTTGCCGTTGCCACTGGGGTTCAGGAGATCGCCCAGGTTGACGCCGGTATCGCCGGGCTGGCTCGATGAGGCGCTCGGCGCCGGGGTGGGTGTGGGAGTCGGCTCGGGCTCGTTATCCTGCACGAGGCCACCGAAGGCCGGCGGATCGAACTTCGACGGCGGCACCCCCGTCAGCGCGGCGTCCATGAACGCCTTCCACACCTTGGCCGGGTAGGTACCCCCGTAGACGCCCTTCTCGGCGCCGGGAATGCCCTTCAGCACATCCTGCTCGGTGCCCTTGCCCCGGAACATGTTCACGCAGGACGCGAGTTCCCTGGTGTACCCGCAGAACCAGGCCGACCGGAAGTTGGTCGACGTCCCGGTCTTGCCGGCGGCCTCCCGCCCGCCGTCCAGCCGGGCCCGCTTTCCGGTGCCACTCGAATCCGTCAACACGCTCTGCAGGGCGTACGTGGCGTCGCGGGCCACCGTGGCCGGGATGACCTGCTTCACATCCGGGGTACCCGAATAGATCACCTGCCCGTTGCCGTCGACCACCTTGTCCACGATGTGCGGTGTGGCCCGCACTCCGGCGCCGGCGAGGGTCGCGTAGACCGTGGTCATATCCACCGCGTGCACGTCGTCCTGGCCCAGCGTGATACCCGCTTCGTTGCGCAGCTGGGTACTGGCCGGGATGCCAAGGTCGCGCGCGGTCTTGATGATGTTCGAGACGCCGATGTTCTGCCCCAGCGGTACGTACACCGTGTTGATGGAGCCCGCCGTCGCCTCGATGAGGTTCTTGTATCCGAGATCGCCCGCCTCACCCTCGTCGTTGCTGACCACGTAATTCCCCGGCAGTGTGATCTTGGCGGGAGCGGCGAAGGTCGACTTGAGGTTGATGTTCTGACGCAACGCGGCGACCAGAGTGATCGTCTTGAAGGTGGAGGCGGACTGCACCTGCGCCCCTGACACGTTGTCGACGTACTGCTCGTGGCCCTGTGCGTCCTTGCCGTAGAGCGACCCGCCGTACCAGGCGAGGATCCTGCCGGTCCCGGGTTCTATCGCGGTGAGCCCGGTACGCAGATCCGGCACGGCGGCGTACGCCGGGCCCAGCACGTCGCTCACCGCCTGGAAGGCCTTGAACTGCCGCCCCTTGTCGATCGTGGTCGTGATGCGCAGTCCACCGCGGTTGATCTGATCCTCGGTGATCTTCCCGACGGTCGTAAGCTCACGTTTGACCTGATCGCGGATGTACGCGATCTGGTCGGACGAGGCGGCGGCGTCCTGCGCCTTCGCGGCCACGGGTGGGGGGCTCTGCTGGGCGAGCCCCGGCGGAGCCCAGCCCTCGGCGACCATCGTCGCGACCACGTCGTGCCAGCGGTTCGCCGCCGGACCCGGGTTCTTGGCCGGGTCGAGGTAGTTGGGTGATCGGATCAGGCCCGCGATGACCGCCCCCTGGGCGGGGGTGAGTTTGGCGGCCGAGGTGTTGAAGTAGGCTTTCGCCGCCGCTTCGATACCGTAGGCGCCCCGGCCGAAGTAGATCGTATTCAGGTAGAACTCCAGGATCTGTCCCTTGGAGTACTTCTGGCCCAGCTTCACCGCGAGCACGATCTCGCGCATCTTGCGGGTGAAGGTCCGCTCCTGCGACAGGTACGCGTTCTTGGCGTACTGCTGGGTGATGGTCGAACCACCCTGCAGCTCCCCGCCGGTGACGTTCACGTAGAGCGCCCGGGCAATGCCCTTGGGAGAGATACCGGGTTCGTGATAGAAGTTCTTGTCCTCGGCCGCGAGCACCGCGTGCTGCATGTCCACGGACACTTCGGCGAGCGGCACGTCGGTGCGGTTCACGGTGCCGATCCGGGCAAGCTCCTCACCGTTGTCCTGGTGCGAGCCGGCCGGCGGTCCGTAGAAGATGATCGACGTCTGGTCCGTCTTCACCTCGGCAGGCAGCGGGACCCGGGTCGCCGCGTAGATGACGCCGATGCCGGCGGCGAACAGGAGAAGACCGGAGAAGAAGCTGGCGAAGACCAGACGGCGCAGCCAGCGCGGGCGCCGTCGCCACCACATCGGGCCGTGTCGCCCCTGGCCCGGCCGGGGGGCCTTCCCGTTGCGGCGCCCGGGTCCTCCCGCCCCGCCCGGGACACCCATCTCCGCCCGGGAGGATCGGCCCGGGCCGGCCCGGCCTGGACCGGGCCGGCCTGGACCGGTCCGGCGGGGCTCGATCCGATCCGCGCCCGGTCGCCCACCCGCCATCCGGCGGGTAGCGGCCGATCCGTCTCCCTCCCGTGCCCGGCTCCGGACGGCCATCAGTTCGGTGGCGCGGGTGAGGTCGCGCCGACCGGCCACCCGCTGAGCGGGCGTCACCTCGGTCATGCGGTCGCGGTCCGACACACCGTTGCGGCGGCCATTCCGGGAGTCCCGCTCCGGCATCACCTTGTGGTAAACGGTGGCGTCCACGGTGCGTTCCCGGACATCGACCCGTCGTAGGGCTTCCTGGTCGACGGTGTCGTACAGGGTGTTGACCTCGCCGGCTGTCCGGTCTGCCGGTTGGTCCGGCCCACGATCGGGGACGCCGCGGTCAGAGGCGGTCCGATCGGAGAACCCACGGCCGGGAACCCGCCGGGTGGGGGTCGCCCGACCGGAGGGCGCGCCGCCGCCTCGGCGACGACCGGTCGCCTCGCCGACGGGCATGCCGGGACGAGCGCTGGACGGTTCACGGCCGGGCGCGTCGGACTTCCCGATGCCACGGTCCGGCACCCACCCCCCGACGGTGGCACCGGCACCCCGACCGGTCCCACCGTCCGGCGGCGTGTTCGTCCTCGCCGCGGCGGAGGGAGCCGCGGGTGGCACGAGAGCGGTGCGTTCCCCTCTCCCGCCGGTGGGCCGGCCCGTCGGCGGCACCAGCCGGCGTCCCTGGGCCTGGCCTGCCCGGGCCTGGCCTGCCCGGGCCTGGCCTGCCCGGGCCTGGCCTGGCTGGGCCTGGCCGGGCCTGGCCTGCTCCGGCCGCCGGGCGCGGTCCGGGGGTACCCGGTCCGGGGGTACCCGGTCCGCGGGTACCCGGGACTGGCCGTCCGGGTTAGGCCATGCTCGGTCAGGTGCAGGACCACCCCGACTAGAGCCCTGATCGTAGGGAGAGCTCACCAACCGCTCCATCCGTCGCCGCGGGACTCCCCGGTATCCGGACCGCCGCAGGAGACGGGCCGGCGCCCCCAACCATCACCGAAGGTCCGATTTCCACAGGATCTACAGAACCGGCCCGTCTCGGCCCGGACCGTGCACGATCCCGGCGACCACCGGTCCACCATCGGACCGGGGCCGACTACGTGATGTTCGCTCACTCGCCGCATTCACCCGGCGAGGCTGTGACGAGGTCAGCCCATGGCGGATGCGACGCCAGGACCTGCCATGAGACCCACATGGCAGACCAGGGTCTCACGCCGAATTCCGCCCCCTCGCGCAGGGCGTCCTTTGCGCCTCTCGGGGACGACCAGCCGTCAGCGGTCCGCGGTCCGCCGCCGGATCTGCTTCTTCGCCCTCGGCTCCCCCGTCCCGATCACATAAGAAGTGACCAGGTGGTTCCAGCCACAGGGCGGACACACCTCCACCACATAGATCCGCAGCTCGCTGTACCTCGACGCGAGCGCGGGGAGCTCCCTGGTGGTGCGAACCCGCCCGGAGCTCTCCCCGAGCTCGTCGCCGTAGGCGTAGGTGACATGGATGAGCGGATCGCCGCCTCGGCAGACCGGGCATCGCTTCGTGGTCCGCTCACCGTGGTACCTGGCCGCCCGCAGCAGATAAGGATGCGCGTCGCAGACATCCAACGACGAGATCCTGCCCGCGAAGAGATCCGCCAGCGTCGCCCGGCGGGCGAGCGCGTAGTCGATGACCGACCGCGGACGCATGCCAGCAACGGTACGCCGGAGCCGGCTTCCAGACAGACGGTCCGCACAGACGGTCCGCACAGACGGTCCGCACAGCCGCCAAACCGGTCTCCCAGCTCCACATCCCGACTGTGATCCGGATGACAGTGTGAGCCCGCCCGCACCGGGATCTGGCCGCGCGGGACCGATGGTCCGGCAGGGGTCGGGATGCACCGGCAGGGCGCCTATCTGTCATCTCCCGGTCGCCGACTGGTCATTCCTGGTTGCGGTGCTCGTCCCGCGACGTCTATCCTCGATGTATCGCTCCGATATGTCGAGCTGACCGTTCCGCGGGCCGTGGTCCACCACGGCCCGCGGAACGGTCGGCAGGGCATCACGGGGCATCACGGGGCATCACGGGGCATCACGGTCGAGAAGGGGTGGATCATGCTGGAGCTGGCGGTCCTCGCCCTGCTCTCCGAGAGCCCTATGCACGGCTATGAACTGCGCAAACGGCTCGCGGCGCTCCTCGGCGCGTTCCACCGGTTCAGCTACGGCTCGCTCTATCCCTGTCTGCGTCGTCTCGCGTCCGCCGGCTACGTCACCGCGGACGACGTCGGCGCCGCGAGCCGTCTCGGCGGGCGCAGTCGGGTCGTCTACACCTTGACGGGCGAGGGCAAGGAGAAGCTCGCGGACCTGCTGGGCGAGGGCGGACCGTCGTCCTGGGAAGACGAGATGTTCGGCGTGCGCTTCGCCTTCTTCTCGAAGACGGACGCCGCTGTCCGCCTCCGCATCCTCGAAGGTCGCCGCGGGCGGCTCGAGGAGCGCCGGGAGAAGGTTCGATCGGCCCTGACCCGGACCGTCGAGCGTTTCGACTCCTACACACTCGAGTTGCAGCGCCACGGCCTGGAATCGGTCGAACGTGAGGTCCGCTGGCTGAACGAGCTGATCGAGACCGAACGCGCCGGCACCCCCGTCGGCACCCAGGGACCACAGTTGTCCACAGGATCCACAGGTTTGCCCACAACCCCGTCCACAGGATCCGTGCAGCCGGGGGTACCCGTCGTCGAACCAGCCCGCCCAAGCGGGCCGGGAAGCCCTCCGGCGCAGGCGGACCGCCAGGACGACCCGCGCGCACGGGATAGCGGCACGCCTGCCGACGGCGACGCGCACCTGAACGTGAACGTGAACAGGCGTGGCCGGAGCAGGCGGGCCCCGCGGACAGCCGGCCAGGACCCCGACGGCGAGGTCCCGACCACCCGATGAACGTCATCCCGTAGCGGGTCCCTGTTCCCGACCAGCATGATCGGGAATGCCGCGGCGGAGCTGCGTGCCCCATATGACCCACTTCCACGAAGATCTCAGCTAAGGAGCAGACCATCATGGGCTCGGTACGTGTCGCCATTGTCGGCGTAGGCAACTGCGCTGTCTCGCTGGTCCAGGGGATCGAGTACTACCGCGATGCCGACCCGTCAGCCCGGGTCCCCGGGCTGATGCACGTGCGGCTGGGCGAGTACCACGTCTCGGACCTGACATTCGTCGCCGCGTTCGACGTGGACGCGAAGAAAGTCGGCCGCGACCTCTCCGAGGCCATCGCCGCCAGCGAGAACAACACCATCAAGATCGCGGACGTCCCCCCACTCGGGGTCACCGTCGGCCGCGGCCACACCCTCGACGGCCTCGGCCGCTACTACCGGGAGACCATCGAGGAGTCGGACGAACCGCCGGTTGACGTCGTCGCAACCCTGCGGGAGACCCGTGCCGACGTACTCGTCTGCTACCTGCCGGTCGGCTCCGAGGACGCCGCGAAGTTCTACGCCCAGTGCGCCATCGACGCCGGCGTCGCCTTCATCAACTGCCTGCCGGTGTTCATTGCCGGGGTGCCCGAGTGGGCGGAGAAGTTCCGCGCGGCAGGCGTGCCGATCGTCGGCGACGACATCAAGTCACAGGTCGGCGCGACCATCACCCACCGGGTTCTGGCGAAGCTCTTCGAGGACCGCGGCGTGATCCTGGATCGGACCATGCAGCTCAACGTCGGCGGCAACATGGACTTCAAGAACATGTTGGAACGCGAGCGGCTGGAGTCCAAGAAGATCTCCAAGACGCAGGCCGTGACCTCCCAAGTCTCCCACGACCTCGGCAAGGACAACGTGCACATCGGGCCGTCGGACTACGTCGCCTGGCTGGACGACCGCAAGTGGGCCTATGTCCGCCTCGAGGGACGTGCCTTCGGCGACGTGCCGCTGAACCTCGAGTACAAGCTTGAGGTATGGGACTCCCCCAACAGCGCCGGGGTGGTCATCGACGCGGTGCGCTGCGCCAAGATCGCACTCGACCGGGGCATCGGCGGCCCGGTCCTCTCCGCCTCCTCCTACTTCATGAAGTCCCCGCCGGAGCAGTACCGCGACAACGAGGCCCGGGACCGGGTGGAGGCGTTCATCCGCGACGAGGGCTGATCGAGGGCTGATTCCTCGTCGTCCTCATCTTTCTCGTCGGGTCCTCCTCGTCGGATCGGCCGGCCAGCGGACCCGGTCGGAAACACAAGGTCCGGCCGCCCGGAGGGGGGCGGCCGGACCTTGTGCCCCGAGCCGACCAGTCTGGTCCTAGGCTGACGACGTGGCCCGGGCGGAGAACCTTCGTGAGCTGCTGCACGATCGTGGGTTCCGGATGCTCTACGCGTCCAGGCTCACCTCCCAGGCCGCCGACGGCGTCTTCCAGGCGAGCCTCGTCAGCTATGTGCTGTTCTCTCCCGAACGGGCGACCTCAGCGGCGGCCCTGGCCGCGTCGCTCGCGATCGTTGTGCTGCCGTTCAGCGTCATCGGACCCTTCGCCGGCATCGTGCTCGATCGCGTGTCCCGCCAGCGGGTTCTGGTGGTCTGCTCACTCGTCCGGATGCTGTTGATGGGCATCCTGGTCGCTCTGATCGCCACCGGCCAGACGGGCCTCGACTTCTACGCGGTGGCACTGGCTTCGGTGAGCATGAACCGCTTCGTGCTGGCGGCGCTGTCCGCCGGGCTCCCGGTCGTGGTCGGCCTCGACCGGCTTGTCACGGCGAACGCCTTGTCCGTCACCTCCGGCACCGTCGCGACGCTCGCCGGAGCCGGTGTCGGCAGCGGACTGCGCGGGCTGATCGGCGGCGAGGACGGGGCGGTGGCGTTCGTCGCCGCTCTGGCGGCTCTCACCTACCTTGTAGCCGCCGCCACCGCGGCGCGGGCGGGGCGGAGCGACTTCGGTCCGCTGGAGACGATGGCCTGGCAGGGCGCCTGGGCGCAGACCACCCAGGTCGTCGCCGACATGCTCGACGGTGCCCGCTATCTGGTGAACCACGGGCCGGCCCGGCGGGCGCTCGCCGCCCTCACCACCTCGCGGGCCGCCTACGGCCTGATCCTCGTGATGACGGTGTTGCTGTATCGCAACTACTTCACCGGCTCGGAAGGCGGGCTCGCGGGACTCGCCGCCGTCGTCGCCGCCAGTGGAGCCGGCACGATCAGCGCCGCGCTCGCGACTCCCCGCGTCACGCGGCGCATGCCGAAGTCGAGCTGGATCGCCCTCGTCCTGGTACTCGGCGGGGTCGTCGAGGTCGCGCTCGGGCTACCCTTCTCCTCGACGCTGTTCATCGTCGCGGGAGCGTTGCTCGGGTTTTCCGCACAGGCCAGCAAGATCTGCGTGGACACCATCGTGCAGGAGGAGACCGACGACGCCTACCGCGGTCGCGCCTTCTCGCTCTACGACCTGCTGTTCAATGTCGCCTTCGTGGCGGCCGCGGCGGTGGCCGCCGTGGTCCTGCCGGACGAGGGCCGGTCCGTTCCGGTGGTCCTGGTAGCCGGGGCCGGCTACGCGCTCGCCGGGATCCTGTACTACCGGGCCGCCCACCGCCATCCGGAAGACCGGATCATCCGTCACATCGGCGAGCCCGGATCGGCACGACCGGCTGACCGCCCTGGCCCGGACGGTCAGCCTGGCCCGGACGGTCAGCCCAGGCCCGTCACCCCCGCCGAGGCGTGAGCTCACCGGGGACGGGCGCATCACCGGGGACGGGCACCTCGTGCTCCCGGGCCCACCGGAACAGTTCGGCCTCGGCGGCCTCCCGGCCGACGATCCCGTGCTCGAAGCGGAACTCCAGCATGTGCGACCGGGCCTGGCCCACCAACCGGGACGGTGGCAGCCCCAGCAGCACCATGATGTCGTCCCCGGAAAGCTCCGGCCGGATCGCGGCGATCTCCTCGCGCGCGGCGAGCTCGGCGATCCGCTCCTCGAGCGAGTCGTACGTCCGGGACAACGCCGCGGCCTTGCGCCGGTTGCGGGTCGTACAGTCCGAGCGGACCAGCTTGTGCAGCCGGGAGAGCTGAGGACCCGCGTCGTGCACGTAGCGGCGTACGGCGGCGTCGGTCCACTCGCCCGCCCCGTATCCGTGGAAGCGCAGGTGCAGGTAGACAAGCCGGCAGACCGCGTCAGTCACGTCCTTGGGGAAGTGCAGCGCCGCGAGCCGGCGGCGGGCCATGTCCCGGCCGACGACCTCATGGTGGTGGAAGGACACCCGCCCACCCGTCATGTGCCGGCGGGTCCGCGGCTTGCCGATGTCATGCAGCAGCGCGGCCCAGCGCAGCACCTCGTCCGGCTCCCCCGGCTCCTCCAGGGTCATCGCCTGACGCAGCACCGTCATGGTGTGGGCGTAGACGTCCTTGTGCTGGTGGTGCTCGTCGATCTCCATCCGCATGGCGGACACCTCGGGCAGCACGATGTCGGCGATCCCGACCTCGACCAACCGCTCCAGACCGGCGACCGGGTCGGGAGCCGACATGAGCTTGCGCAGTTCGTCGCGGATCCGCTCGGGGGAGACGACCGCGAGCCGATCGGCCCGCGAGCGCATCGCCGCGACCAGCTCGGGTACCGGGGTGAGGCCCAGGGCCGCCTCGAACCTGGCGGCCCGCAGGATGCGCAGCGGGTCGTCGTCGAACGACGCCTCGGGGCTTGCGGGGGTACGCAGCACGCCGCGGGCGAGATCTGCCATCCCGCCGAACAGGTCGACGAAGTCATGGCCGGGCACGGACACCGCCATCGCATTCACGGTGAAGTCCCGCCGGGACAGGTCCGCCTCCAGGCTGTCGCCGTAGGTCACGGCCGGATTGCGGGACTTCCGGTCGTACGCCTCGCTACGGTAGGTAGTGATCTCGAACCGGACACCGTGCCGAGCGAGCCCGACCGTGCCGAAGGCGATTCCGGCCTCCCAGGTCGCCTCCGCCCATCCTCGGGTGATCTCCAGAACCCGCTCGGGGCGGGCGTCCGTGGCAAAGTCGAGATCGGCCGGTACGGCCCCGGACACAGCGGATGCCGGCCTGCCGAGCAGGGCGTCCCGTACCGAACCACCGACGAGGTGAAGGAGGTAGCCGTTCGCGGTGAAGACGCGGCCAAGCTCATCGGCGGCCGGCGGCACCCTCAACAGCTCACTCACCACCCGTTCGGCCGAGTCTCGCGGATTGTCCAGACTGATCACTGACACACCTTCAGGTTACGGCCTCACCGCCGGTGATCCGGCACGTGGACCCGAAACAATGATCATGATTTCTCGGCGTCCAACCCTCGGCGTCCAACCGGGGAGGGCCTAGCGGAACCAAGCCGTAACCCCGGCGTTCCGGACAGGCGGGCCGGCTGGTCGCCGGGGGCTCGTACGATCAACCCATGCCGCCGCCGACCTCCACCACCGGTCGCGCGCCGTTGCGCCGGGCGGCGGAGTGGGTGCTGTTGACCCAGGTGACCGGCAGCCTCGCGTACGCCGATGAACGCCGCCTGATCCACGAGGTGCCCACCCTGCTGACTACGACCGCATGACCACACGACCGCATGACCACACGACCGCATCGACAGACTTCGGATGAGTGAGACAGGCTGTTCGGATGAGCGGGACAGGCTGTGACGATGCGTGAGAAGGGACCCGGGCGGCGCCGTCGTGGACCTCGTTGGGCGGCGATGCTCGCGGCGCTGGCCCTGTTCGCCGTGGCCGTGCCCGGGGTCTGCGCGGCCTCGGCTTCGGCTTCGGCCCCCGCGTCGGCCGGGGGAGTCCTCGTCGAACCGGTTACCCACCACGGTTCATCTACAAGAACACCACGATCTTCCGCATCTTCATCCACCGATAAATCGAATAATTTGCCATCTATCACTCCGGATAACACGGCAGCCAGGCCCGGTGGTTCGCCGAACCCGGTGACGATTGATCTGGATGAGGTAAGTCCCCCCACCCCGGGGGGCTCGACCATGCTCTCCGTCAGCGGCCAGCTCATCACCACGGTCGGGGAGCCGCTGGCCCACCTCTCCATGAGCCTGTGGATAGGCGCCAGGGTGACCTCACGCGGGCAGCTGGCCACCCTGACCGATGACCCGGCCACGGCGAGAACACGCAGCTACCGCCAGGTGGTCCTCGCGAACGGCGACGGCACCCAGCCGCTGGCCGCCCCGCCCACCCAGGGTGCCGCGCCCGTGCCCTTCCGGATCGCCACCGATCGCGCCGCGCTGGACCTGCCGCCGAGCCTGGGGGTGTACCCGATCCAGCTACGGATTACCGGCTCCGTCGGGGGCCGCGCCGTGGCACCGATCGGCGCGGCCTACACCTTCCTGGTCTGGGCGCCGAATCCGCAGCAGCCGAGGACG
Coding sequences within:
- a CDS encoding glycosyltransferase family 87 protein, with the protein product MTGMAMSPASPVRVSPAREDPVVAGASQLIGGPPGEHAAVPDRRGWLTPLRVLMAMVIVAGVLGYTQKISCRDTRNWTHEHQYTALCYSDIVALYSQEGLVDGKIPYLDYPTEYPPLIGATMQLVAWPAGLANGPRAVYREENGERVFDHYTMDMRSAVFYDLTALLFLIVASVAVCCTALAAGSRRIWDAALFALAPTLVLHLLTNWDIIAVAFAAGGLLAWSRRAPKLAGMLIGLGILTKLYPALFLLGLAFLCLRAGRLRELARTVCAAAVTVLVVIVPLWLTAGYFNAENARVGDSIWSTFWRGGDWIRLVGGGPDGARNAIARFFDLNSDRGADWDSLAFGATWLAGRYDPAWFGALHLVVSALTAVVLVAVAAAAIHHRPDARRLVIAAAAAGWVTIVVALPMILQGLRNNGLPISTLNIITGAALLVSVVAIGLLTWLAPRRPRLPQVLFLLVVAFLLTNKVFSPQYTIWLLPLAALARPRWRLFLLWQVCEAWVLFTRFMHFIYNDTQGRHGIDRGWFVGAVALRDLVLLVLAGFVVREILHPHTDIVRTGGMAYPGDPRVAVGSAAVGDPDAVDDPAGGVLDHAPDVRGGRPAWVTAAATGEPAGGPGAGSADGAGSGGA
- a CDS encoding transglycosylase domain-containing protein, translating into MSSPYDQGSSRGGPAPDRAWPNPDGQSRVPADRVPPDRVPPDRARRPEQARPGQAQPGQARAGQARAGQARAGQAQGRRLVPPTGRPTGGRGERTALVPPAAPSAAARTNTPPDGGTGRGAGATVGGWVPDRGIGKSDAPGREPSSARPGMPVGEATGRRRGGGAPSGRATPTRRVPGRGFSDRTASDRGVPDRGPDQPADRTAGEVNTLYDTVDQEALRRVDVRERTVDATVYHKVMPERDSRNGRRNGVSDRDRMTEVTPAQRVAGRRDLTRATELMAVRSRAREGDGSAATRRMAGGRPGADRIEPRRTGPGRPGPGRAGPGRSSRAEMGVPGGAGGPGRRNGKAPRPGQGRHGPMWWRRRPRWLRRLVFASFFSGLLLFAAGIGVIYAATRVPLPAEVKTDQTSIIFYGPPAGSHQDNGEELARIGTVNRTDVPLAEVSVDMQHAVLAAEDKNFYHEPGISPKGIARALYVNVTGGELQGGSTITQQYAKNAYLSQERTFTRKMREIVLAVKLGQKYSKGQILEFYLNTIYFGRGAYGIEAAAKAYFNTSAAKLTPAQGAVIAGLIRSPNYLDPAKNPGPAANRWHDVVATMVAEGWAPPGLAQQSPPPVAAKAQDAAASSDQIAYIRDQVKRELTTVGKITEDQINRGGLRITTTIDKGRQFKAFQAVSDVLGPAYAAVPDLRTGLTAIEPGTGRILAWYGGSLYGKDAQGHEQYVDNVSGAQVQSASTFKTITLVAALRQNINLKSTFAAPAKITLPGNYVVSNDEGEAGDLGYKNLIEATAGSINTVYVPLGQNIGVSNIIKTARDLGIPASTQLRNEAGITLGQDDVHAVDMTTVYATLAGAGVRATPHIVDKVVDGNGQVIYSGTPDVKQVIPATVARDATYALQSVLTDSSGTGKRARLDGGREAAGKTGTSTNFRSAWFCGYTRELASCVNMFRGKGTEQDVLKGIPGAEKGVYGGTYPAKVWKAFMDAALTGVPPSKFDPPAFGGLVQDNEPEPTPTPTPAPSASSSQPGDTGVNLGDLLNPSGNGNGGGQQQGAGQAGRPARQTGIFSDPFN
- a CDS encoding DUF5318 family protein, yielding MRPRSVIDYALARRATLADLFAGRISSLDVCDAHPYLLRAARYHGERTTKRCPVCRGGDPLIHVTYAYGDELGESSGRVRTTRELPALASRYSELRIYVVEVCPPCGWNHLVTSYVIGTGEPRAKKQIRRRTADR
- a CDS encoding inositol-3-phosphate synthase — protein: MGSVRVAIVGVGNCAVSLVQGIEYYRDADPSARVPGLMHVRLGEYHVSDLTFVAAFDVDAKKVGRDLSEAIAASENNTIKIADVPPLGVTVGRGHTLDGLGRYYRETIEESDEPPVDVVATLRETRADVLVCYLPVGSEDAAKFYAQCAIDAGVAFINCLPVFIAGVPEWAEKFRAAGVPIVGDDIKSQVGATITHRVLAKLFEDRGVILDRTMQLNVGGNMDFKNMLERERLESKKISKTQAVTSQVSHDLGKDNVHIGPSDYVAWLDDRKWAYVRLEGRAFGDVPLNLEYKLEVWDSPNSAGVVIDAVRCAKIALDRGIGGPVLSASSYFMKSPPEQYRDNEARDRVEAFIRDEG
- a CDS encoding MFS transporter, whose product is MARAENLRELLHDRGFRMLYASRLTSQAADGVFQASLVSYVLFSPERATSAAALAASLAIVVLPFSVIGPFAGIVLDRVSRQRVLVVCSLVRMLLMGILVALIATGQTGLDFYAVALASVSMNRFVLAALSAGLPVVVGLDRLVTANALSVTSGTVATLAGAGVGSGLRGLIGGEDGAVAFVAALAALTYLVAAATAARAGRSDFGPLETMAWQGAWAQTTQVVADMLDGARYLVNHGPARRALAALTTSRAAYGLILVMTVLLYRNYFTGSEGGLAGLAAVVAASGAGTISAALATPRVTRRMPKSSWIALVLVLGGVVEVALGLPFSSTLFIVAGALLGFSAQASKICVDTIVQEETDDAYRGRAFSLYDLLFNVAFVAAAAVAAVVLPDEGRSVPVVLVAGAGYALAGILYYRAAHRHPEDRIIRHIGEPGSARPADRPGPDGQPGPDGQPRPVTPAEA